In one Curtobacterium citreum genomic region, the following are encoded:
- a CDS encoding phosphoglycerate kinase, with protein sequence MSLRTLEDLGDLAGKRVVVRCDLNVPLKDGKITDDGRVRASLGTLNTLVNAGARVIVISHLGRPDGSPAPEYSLTPVGQRLSELLGKEVTFVGETVGDDATAAAEALGDGDVLLLENLRFNPEETSKDASERQQFAERIAALGDAFVSDGFGVVHRKQASVFELAAALPSAAGSLIESELTVLERLTKDPERPYTVVLGGSKVSDKLGVIDHLLPQVDTLCIGGGMLFTFLAAQGHGVAKSLLEQDQLDTVRSYLAKADELGVTIDLPTDVVVASGFAADAEHETVAADAIESTAFGADGIGLDIGPETAARFAKAVSGSKTVFWNGPMGVFEFPAFAAGTKTVAQALTEVDGLGVVGGGDSAAAVRSLGFADDRFGHISTGGGASLEFLEGKSLPGLEALGWSR encoded by the coding sequence ATGAGCCTGCGCACCCTCGAGGACCTCGGCGACCTCGCCGGCAAGCGCGTCGTCGTCCGCTGCGACCTGAACGTCCCGCTCAAGGACGGCAAGATCACGGACGACGGCCGCGTGCGCGCGTCGCTGGGCACGCTGAACACCCTGGTGAACGCCGGAGCGCGGGTCATCGTGATCTCGCACCTCGGTCGTCCCGACGGGTCGCCGGCGCCGGAGTACTCGCTCACCCCCGTGGGGCAGCGGCTCTCCGAGCTGCTCGGGAAAGAGGTCACGTTCGTCGGCGAGACCGTCGGCGACGACGCGACCGCGGCCGCCGAGGCCCTCGGGGACGGCGACGTCCTGCTGCTCGAGAACCTCCGGTTCAACCCGGAGGAGACCTCGAAGGACGCCTCCGAGCGCCAGCAGTTCGCCGAGCGGATCGCCGCCCTGGGCGACGCCTTCGTGTCGGACGGCTTCGGCGTCGTGCACCGCAAGCAGGCGTCGGTCTTCGAACTCGCCGCGGCGCTGCCCAGCGCCGCCGGCTCGCTCATCGAGTCCGAGCTGACGGTGCTCGAGCGCCTGACGAAGGACCCCGAGCGGCCGTACACGGTCGTCCTCGGCGGGTCGAAGGTCAGCGACAAGCTCGGGGTCATCGACCACCTGCTCCCGCAGGTCGACACGCTCTGCATCGGCGGCGGCATGCTCTTCACGTTCCTCGCGGCCCAGGGCCACGGGGTCGCGAAGTCGCTGCTCGAGCAGGACCAGCTCGACACGGTGCGCTCGTACCTGGCGAAGGCCGACGAGCTCGGCGTGACGATCGACCTGCCGACCGACGTCGTCGTGGCCTCGGGCTTCGCGGCGGACGCCGAGCACGAGACGGTCGCGGCCGACGCGATCGAGTCGACTGCGTTCGGCGCGGACGGCATCGGGCTCGACATCGGTCCGGAGACGGCCGCCCGGTTCGCGAAGGCGGTGTCCGGGTCGAAGACGGTGTTCTGGAACGGTCCGATGGGCGTGTTCGAGTTCCCGGCCTTCGCGGCCGGCACGAAGACCGTCGCGCAGGCGCTCACCGAGGTCGACGGCCTCGGGGTCGTCGGTGGCGGTGACTCGGCAGCAGCCGTGCGGTCGCTCGGCTTCGCCGACGACCGGTTCGGCCACATCTCGACCGGTGGCGGTGCGAGCCTCGAGTTCCTCGAGGGCAAGTCGCTGCCCGGTCTCGAAGCACTGGGGTGGTCCCGATGA
- the gap gene encoding type I glyceraldehyde-3-phosphate dehydrogenase gives MTVKIGINGFGRIGRNFFRAALAKGSDLEIVAVNGLTDNAALANLLKFDSVTGRLGVSVELDGDSIVVDGKPIKVLAERDPANLPWGELGVDVVIESTGFFTKAADAQKHIDAGAKKVIISAPATGDDVTIVLGVNEDQYDPANHHIISNASCTTNSLAPLAKVFHDKFGIERGLMTTVHAYTADQNLQDGPHKDPRRARAAALNIVPTSTGAAKAIGLVMPELAGKLDGYALRVPVPTGSITDLTLETKSEVTVDEINAAYKEAAEGPLKGILLYSEDPLVSTDITTDPHSSIYDSGLTKVIGGLSIYDSGLTKVIGGLVKITSWYDNEWGYSNRLVDLTEYVGERLSA, from the coding sequence TTGACCGTCAAGATCGGCATCAACGGCTTCGGCCGCATCGGCCGTAACTTCTTCCGGGCCGCCCTCGCGAAGGGCTCCGACCTCGAGATCGTGGCGGTGAACGGCCTCACCGACAACGCGGCGCTCGCGAACCTGCTGAAGTTCGACTCCGTCACCGGTCGCCTCGGCGTCTCCGTCGAGCTCGACGGCGACAGCATCGTCGTCGACGGCAAGCCGATCAAGGTCCTCGCGGAGCGCGATCCCGCCAACCTCCCCTGGGGTGAGCTGGGTGTCGACGTCGTCATCGAGTCGACCGGGTTCTTCACCAAGGCCGCCGACGCGCAGAAGCACATCGACGCGGGCGCCAAGAAGGTCATCATCTCCGCCCCGGCCACGGGTGACGACGTCACCATCGTGCTCGGCGTGAACGAGGACCAGTACGACCCGGCGAACCACCACATCATCTCGAACGCGTCCTGCACCACGAACAGCCTCGCGCCGCTCGCCAAGGTGTTCCACGACAAGTTCGGCATCGAGCGTGGCCTGATGACGACGGTGCACGCCTACACCGCCGACCAGAACCTGCAGGACGGCCCGCACAAGGACCCGCGTCGTGCCCGTGCCGCCGCCCTGAACATCGTCCCGACCTCCACGGGTGCGGCCAAGGCCATCGGCCTGGTCATGCCGGAGCTCGCCGGCAAGCTCGACGGCTACGCGCTCCGCGTGCCGGTGCCCACCGGTTCGATCACCGACCTCACCCTCGAGACCAAGTCCGAGGTCACCGTCGACGAGATCAACGCCGCCTACAAGGAGGCCGCCGAGGGCCCGCTCAAGGGCATCCTGCTCTACAGCGAGGACCCGCTGGTGTCGACCGACATCACCACGGACCCGCACTCCTCGATCTACGACTCCGGCCTGACCAAGGTCATCGGCGGCCTCTCGATCTACGACTCCGGCCTGACCAAGGTCATCGGCGGCCTCGTGAAGATCACCTCGTGGTACGACAACGAGTGGGGCTACTCGAACCGCCTCGTCGACCTCACCGAGTACGTGGGCGAGCGACTCTCGGCATGA
- the whiA gene encoding DNA-binding protein WhiA — MPLTAEVKDELARVVVNRNTVRAAELATILRFAGGLHVISGRIAVEVELDTRIIVHRVRKDLAELYGVRSEASVGSSASSRRGTRYLVRVLEAGETLARQTGLMDARRRPVRGLPNRLTTGNREDLAAIWRGAFLASGTLTDPGRAAALEVTCPGNEAAMALVGAASRLGIGAKGREVRGVHRVVIRDGEAIGQMLTVMGAARTNADWEEMRQRREVRATANRLVNFDDANLRRSAQAAVAACARVERALEILGDEVPDHLKYAGSLRLEHRDASLDELGQHAEPPMTKDAIAGRIRRLLAMADKRASDLGIPGTEASVPEELEGA, encoded by the coding sequence GTGCCGTTGACTGCCGAGGTCAAGGACGAACTGGCCAGGGTCGTCGTGAACCGCAACACGGTCCGCGCCGCCGAACTCGCCACGATCCTCCGGTTCGCGGGTGGCCTGCACGTCATCTCCGGCCGGATCGCCGTCGAGGTCGAGCTCGACACCCGGATCATCGTCCACCGCGTCCGCAAGGACCTCGCCGAGCTCTACGGCGTCCGCTCCGAGGCGAGCGTCGGCTCGTCCGCCTCGTCGCGTCGGGGCACCCGCTACCTCGTCCGCGTGCTCGAGGCGGGGGAGACCCTCGCGCGCCAGACCGGTCTGATGGACGCCCGTCGCCGTCCGGTCCGCGGCCTGCCGAACCGGCTCACCACCGGCAACCGCGAAGACCTCGCCGCCATCTGGCGCGGTGCGTTCCTCGCCTCCGGCACGCTCACCGACCCGGGCCGCGCGGCCGCGCTCGAGGTCACCTGTCCCGGCAACGAGGCCGCGATGGCCCTCGTCGGTGCCGCGTCGCGCCTCGGCATCGGCGCGAAGGGCCGCGAGGTCCGCGGCGTGCACCGTGTCGTCATCCGCGACGGCGAGGCCATCGGGCAGATGCTGACGGTCATGGGTGCCGCCCGCACGAACGCCGACTGGGAGGAGATGCGCCAGCGCCGCGAGGTCCGTGCGACGGCGAACCGCCTGGTCAACTTCGACGACGCGAACCTCCGCCGCTCCGCGCAGGCCGCGGTCGCCGCGTGCGCCCGCGTCGAGCGCGCGCTCGAGATCCTCGGTGACGAGGTCCCCGACCACCTCAAGTACGCCGGCTCGCTCCGCCTCGAGCACCGCGACGCGTCGCTCGACGAGCTCGGTCAGCACGCGGAGCCGCCGATGACGAAGGACGCGATCGCCGGCCGCATCCGCCGCCTCCTCGCGATGGCGGACAAGCGCGCCTCCGACCTGGGCATCCCGGGCACCGAGGCGAGCGTCCCCGAGGAGCTCGAGGGCGCCTGA
- the rapZ gene encoding RNase adapter RapZ, which yields MSDSNAEHEHEHDSPEQGHDGPATPARTTQQHDILIVTGMSGAGRSTVGKALEDLGWYVVDNLPTQMLGPLTELADRAGEKIPKIATVVDVRGGRFFTDPEQAVAQVRASASARVRVLFLEATDAVLVRRFEQVRRPHPLQEDGTLLDGIGRERTRLSALRDAADVIIDTSDLNIHQLANTVTERFAEDHFVGVQVTLMSFGFKYGLPADADMVADVRFIPNPYWVPELRPHTGLDAPVSDYVLAQPGARSFVERYAAVLEPVLAGYQRENKRHATIAIGCTGGKHRSVAVVAELANLLRSMPDVAVRVQNRDLGRE from the coding sequence ATGAGCGACAGCAACGCCGAGCACGAGCACGAGCACGACAGCCCCGAGCAGGGCCACGACGGCCCCGCCACCCCCGCCCGGACGACCCAGCAGCACGACATCCTCATCGTGACGGGCATGTCCGGCGCCGGACGCTCGACCGTCGGCAAGGCCCTCGAGGACCTCGGCTGGTACGTCGTCGACAACCTCCCGACCCAGATGCTCGGCCCACTCACCGAGCTCGCCGACCGGGCGGGGGAGAAGATCCCGAAGATCGCGACCGTCGTCGACGTCCGCGGCGGCCGGTTCTTCACCGACCCCGAGCAGGCCGTCGCCCAGGTCCGCGCGAGCGCCTCGGCCCGCGTGCGGGTGCTCTTCCTCGAGGCCACCGACGCCGTGCTCGTCCGCCGCTTCGAGCAGGTCCGCCGGCCGCACCCGCTGCAGGAGGACGGCACGCTCCTCGACGGCATCGGCCGCGAGCGGACCCGGTTGTCGGCCCTGCGCGACGCCGCCGACGTGATCATCGACACCTCGGACCTGAACATCCACCAACTCGCGAACACCGTCACCGAGCGCTTCGCGGAGGACCACTTCGTCGGCGTGCAGGTGACGCTGATGAGCTTCGGTTTCAAGTACGGCCTGCCCGCCGACGCCGACATGGTGGCCGACGTCCGCTTCATCCCGAACCCGTACTGGGTGCCCGAGCTGCGCCCCCACACCGGCCTCGACGCCCCGGTCTCGGACTACGTGCTCGCGCAGCCGGGAGCCCGCTCGTTCGTCGAGCGGTACGCGGCCGTGCTGGAGCCTGTCCTGGCGGGATACCAGCGCGAGAACAAAAGACACGCTACGATCGCCATCGGCTGTACCGGCGGCAAGCACCGTTCGGTCGCCGTCGTCGCCGAGTTGGCGAACCTCCTCCGCAGCATGCCCGACGTCGCCGTGCGTGTGCAGAACCGAGACCTCGGCCGGGAGTGA
- the uvrC gene encoding excinuclease ABC subunit UvrC, with the protein MANTVPWRPKASEIPTDPGVYRWRDEAGRVLYVGKAKNLRARLSNYFAPLPTLHERTRRMVLTARSVEWTTVGSEIEALQLEYTWIKEFDPPFNVKFRDDKSYPYMAITLGEESPRVMVTRNRKIKGAKYFGPYPKIWAVHDTIDLMIKVFPIRTCSDSSYKRAMQTGKPCFPGQIGKCGGPCSQKVTIAEHRAIVEQFVRFMASYDRRVITELKQRMAASADAMQYEQAARYRDQVGALEAVLEKSAVVLRDSVDLDLFGVAEDELAAAVQLFSVRGGRIRGVRGWVVDKELDISTGDLVEQIVQGQYATSEEPPREVVVPELPEDAEALEQWLSERRGGRGTKLSTAQRGDRAGLARTAAQNAAQALMLYKTKRSADYTTRSAALADIQEALGMTEAPLRMECYDISHLQGTNVVASMVVFEDGLPRKDQYRRYTIAETTDDTDSMYQVLSRRLARLDEDASVPDVPDATSDDVVEGTKPTKRFAYRPQLLIVDGGQPQVQAAKRAMDEAGVHDIALVGIAKRLEELWLPDDDFPVIMPRNSEALFLIQRIRDQAHRFAITHQRTRRKRDVRSQLSEVPGLGPTRVNALLKHFGSVSRLREATAEQIAEVNGVGPATAAAVVTKLAQTPASALTASAASAASPASPSSAAEPSSPTSTPTSTPTGPVQVPTVSEDGPQRPA; encoded by the coding sequence GTGGCGAACACCGTCCCCTGGCGGCCGAAGGCGTCGGAGATCCCGACCGACCCGGGCGTCTACCGGTGGCGCGACGAAGCCGGTCGGGTGCTCTACGTCGGCAAGGCGAAGAACCTCCGCGCGCGGCTGAGCAACTACTTCGCCCCGCTGCCGACCCTGCACGAGCGGACGCGCCGGATGGTGCTCACCGCCCGCAGCGTCGAGTGGACGACGGTCGGCTCCGAGATCGAGGCCCTCCAGCTCGAGTACACGTGGATCAAGGAGTTCGACCCGCCGTTCAACGTCAAGTTCCGGGACGACAAGTCGTACCCGTACATGGCGATCACCCTGGGCGAGGAGTCGCCGCGGGTGATGGTGACGCGGAACCGGAAGATCAAGGGCGCGAAGTACTTCGGGCCCTACCCGAAGATCTGGGCGGTCCACGACACCATCGACCTGATGATCAAGGTGTTCCCGATCCGCACCTGCTCCGACTCGTCGTACAAGCGGGCGATGCAGACCGGCAAGCCGTGCTTCCCCGGGCAGATCGGGAAGTGCGGCGGCCCGTGCTCGCAGAAGGTGACGATCGCCGAGCACCGCGCGATCGTCGAGCAGTTCGTCCGCTTCATGGCGAGCTACGACCGCCGGGTGATCACCGAGCTGAAGCAGCGGATGGCGGCCTCGGCGGACGCCATGCAGTACGAGCAGGCCGCGCGCTACCGCGACCAGGTCGGAGCGCTCGAGGCCGTGCTCGAGAAGTCGGCCGTGGTGCTCCGCGACTCGGTGGACCTCGACCTGTTCGGCGTCGCCGAGGACGAGCTCGCCGCCGCCGTGCAGCTGTTCTCGGTCCGCGGCGGCCGCATCCGCGGTGTCCGGGGCTGGGTCGTCGACAAGGAACTCGACATCAGCACCGGCGACCTCGTCGAGCAGATCGTCCAGGGTCAGTACGCGACGAGCGAGGAACCTCCGCGCGAGGTCGTCGTGCCGGAGCTGCCGGAGGACGCCGAGGCCCTCGAGCAGTGGCTCAGCGAACGTCGGGGTGGCCGCGGCACCAAGCTCAGCACCGCCCAGCGCGGCGACCGGGCCGGGCTCGCCCGGACGGCCGCTCAGAACGCGGCGCAGGCGCTCATGCTCTACAAGACGAAGCGGAGCGCGGACTACACCACCCGGTCGGCCGCGCTCGCGGACATCCAGGAGGCCCTCGGCATGACCGAGGCGCCGCTCCGGATGGAGTGCTACGACATCTCGCACCTGCAGGGCACGAACGTCGTGGCGTCGATGGTCGTCTTCGAGGACGGGCTGCCCCGCAAGGACCAGTACCGCCGGTACACGATCGCCGAGACGACCGACGACACGGACAGCATGTACCAGGTGCTCTCCCGTCGACTCGCGCGGCTCGACGAGGACGCCTCGGTGCCCGACGTCCCGGACGCGACGAGTGACGACGTCGTCGAGGGCACGAAGCCGACGAAGCGCTTCGCCTACCGTCCGCAGCTGCTGATCGTCGACGGCGGGCAGCCGCAGGTGCAGGCGGCGAAGCGGGCGATGGACGAGGCCGGCGTGCACGACATCGCCCTGGTCGGCATCGCGAAGCGCCTCGAGGAACTCTGGCTGCCGGACGACGACTTCCCGGTGATCATGCCGCGCAACTCCGAGGCCCTGTTCCTCATCCAGCGCATCCGTGACCAGGCCCACCGGTTCGCGATCACGCACCAGCGGACCCGCCGGAAGCGCGACGTCCGGTCCCAGCTGTCCGAGGTGCCGGGGCTCGGCCCCACGCGGGTGAACGCCCTGCTGAAGCACTTCGGGTCGGTGTCGCGGCTGCGCGAGGCGACGGCGGAGCAGATCGCCGAGGTGAACGGGGTCGGTCCGGCGACCGCGGCCGCGGTCGTCACGAAGCTGGCGCAGACCCCGGCCAGTGCACTGACCGCCAGCGCCGCCAGCGCCGCCAGCCCGGCCAGCCCGAGCAGCGCAGCCGAACCCAGCAGTCCGACGAGCACTCCGACGAGCACCCCGACCGGTCCGGTCCAGGTGCCGACGGTCTCCGAGGACGGCCCCCAGCGCCCGGCCTGA
- the uvrA gene encoding excinuclease ABC subunit UvrA yields MTITSDRGTTTSGRNAFGEPADLHLPGGTAPHSTSTLSVRGARVHNLRDVDLEIPRDSLVVFTGLSGSGKSSLAFDTIFAEGQRRYVESLSAYARQFLGQVDRPDVDFIEGLSPAVSIDQKSTNRNPRSTVGTITEVYDYMRLLWARIGVPHCPVCGEVISKQSVQQIADQLMEFESGTRFQVLAPVISKKKGEFVDLFQELAASGYARAIVDGERIQLSDPPKLKKQVKHDISVIIDRLVASDDILGRLTDSLETALRLTSGTVAIDLVDHEGPGAVRTYSENLSCPNNHPLALTEIEPRTFSFNAPFGACPECSGLGTRMSVDPDLVLGDPEASLRDGVLLPWTGTSGLYSYFEKLLAGLGKDLGFSLDTPWSQLDPSVQAAILTGKDFQVSVSWKNRFGREMRYTSGFEGVMPYIERKFAEAESDSQRQRFQGYLREVPCPVCDGTRLKPEVLAVTVDGRSIADVTDMSLDDAYAFMETLTLTEREAHIAAAVLREIRARLEFLLEVGLNYLTLARGAGGLSGGEAQRIRLATQIGSGLTGVLYVLDEPSIGLHQRDNRRLIDTLVKLKDLGNTLIVVEHDEDTIRTADWVVDIGPGAGVNGGVVVHSGSYEGIIENRDSITGDYLAGRRAIEVPAERRKVNPKRVISVQGARANNLKQVDVDFPLGVFTAVTGVSGSGKSTLVNDILYKVLANQLNGARHIAGKHTRVKGLDQLDKVVHVDQAPIGRTPRSNPATYTGVFDRIRQLFAETPEAKARGYQPGRFSFNVKGGRCENCSGDGTIKIEMNFLPDVYVACEVCGGARYNRETLQVHYKGKDISEVLDMPISEAAEFFEPISAIHRYMATLVDVGLGYVRLGQSATTLSGGEAQRVKLATELQRRSNGRTVYVLDEPTTGLHFEDVRKLLLVLQSLVDKGNTVITIEHNLDVIKSADWLVDMGPEGGAGGGTVLAVGTPEHVADVPESHTGVFLREIFDAQDARVGKQQAVGARTAKQKAGAR; encoded by the coding sequence ATGACCATCACCTCTGACCGCGGTACCACGACCTCGGGCCGGAACGCCTTCGGCGAGCCCGCAGACCTCCACCTCCCCGGCGGCACGGCACCGCACAGCACCTCGACGCTCAGCGTCCGGGGTGCCCGCGTGCACAACCTCCGCGACGTCGACCTCGAGATCCCGCGGGACTCCCTCGTCGTCTTCACCGGGCTCTCCGGGTCGGGCAAGTCCTCGCTCGCGTTCGACACGATCTTCGCCGAGGGGCAGCGCCGCTACGTCGAGTCGCTCTCCGCGTACGCGCGGCAGTTCCTCGGGCAGGTGGACCGACCCGACGTCGACTTCATCGAGGGGCTGTCGCCCGCGGTGTCGATCGACCAGAAGTCGACGAACCGCAACCCCCGGTCGACGGTCGGCACCATCACCGAGGTCTACGACTACATGCGTCTGCTCTGGGCGCGCATCGGCGTCCCGCACTGCCCCGTCTGCGGCGAGGTGATCAGCAAGCAGAGCGTGCAGCAGATCGCCGACCAGCTCATGGAGTTCGAGTCGGGGACCCGCTTCCAGGTGCTCGCGCCGGTCATCTCGAAGAAGAAGGGCGAGTTCGTCGACCTCTTCCAGGAGCTCGCGGCCTCCGGCTACGCCCGTGCGATCGTCGACGGCGAGCGGATCCAGCTGAGCGACCCGCCGAAGCTCAAGAAGCAGGTCAAGCACGACATCTCGGTGATCATCGACCGGCTCGTGGCGAGCGACGACATCCTCGGTCGGCTCACCGACTCACTCGAGACCGCGCTGCGGCTGACGAGCGGCACGGTGGCCATCGACCTCGTCGACCACGAGGGCCCCGGCGCGGTCCGGACCTACTCCGAGAACCTCTCCTGCCCGAACAACCACCCGCTCGCGCTGACCGAGATCGAGCCCCGCACGTTCTCGTTCAACGCCCCGTTCGGGGCCTGCCCGGAGTGCTCCGGCCTCGGCACGCGCATGTCGGTCGACCCGGACCTCGTCCTCGGTGACCCCGAGGCGTCCCTCCGCGACGGCGTGCTGCTGCCGTGGACCGGGACGAGCGGGCTGTACTCGTACTTCGAGAAGCTCCTCGCCGGTCTCGGCAAGGACCTCGGGTTCTCGCTCGACACCCCGTGGAGCCAGCTCGACCCGTCGGTGCAGGCGGCGATCCTGACCGGCAAGGACTTCCAGGTCTCGGTGTCGTGGAAGAACCGCTTCGGGCGCGAGATGCGGTACACGAGTGGGTTCGAGGGTGTCATGCCCTACATCGAGCGCAAGTTCGCCGAGGCCGAGTCGGACTCGCAGCGGCAGCGCTTCCAGGGCTACCTGCGCGAGGTCCCGTGCCCGGTGTGCGACGGCACGCGGCTCAAGCCCGAGGTCCTGGCGGTCACGGTCGACGGCCGGAGCATCGCGGACGTCACCGACATGTCGCTCGACGACGCGTACGCCTTCATGGAGACCCTGACGCTCACCGAGCGCGAGGCCCACATCGCCGCCGCGGTCCTGCGCGAGATCCGGGCGCGCCTCGAGTTCCTGCTCGAGGTCGGCCTGAACTACCTGACGCTGGCCCGCGGTGCCGGCGGGCTGTCCGGTGGCGAAGCGCAGCGCATCCGTCTCGCGACGCAGATCGGCTCGGGCCTGACGGGCGTGCTCTACGTGCTCGACGAGCCGAGCATCGGGCTGCACCAGCGCGACAACCGGCGGCTGATCGACACCCTCGTCAAGCTCAAGGACCTCGGCAACACGCTCATCGTCGTCGAGCACGACGAGGACACCATCCGCACCGCCGACTGGGTCGTCGACATCGGACCGGGTGCGGGCGTGAACGGCGGCGTCGTCGTGCACTCCGGGTCCTACGAGGGCATCATCGAGAACCGCGACTCGATCACGGGCGACTACCTCGCCGGCCGTCGTGCCATCGAGGTCCCGGCCGAGCGCCGGAAGGTCAACCCGAAGCGCGTGATCAGCGTGCAGGGGGCGCGGGCGAACAACCTCAAGCAGGTGGACGTCGACTTCCCGCTCGGCGTGTTCACCGCGGTCACCGGCGTCAGCGGTTCGGGCAAGTCGACGCTCGTCAACGACATCCTGTACAAGGTGCTCGCCAACCAGCTCAACGGCGCCCGGCACATCGCCGGCAAGCACACGCGCGTCAAGGGGCTCGACCAGCTCGACAAGGTCGTGCACGTCGACCAGGCGCCGATCGGCCGCACCCCGCGGTCGAACCCGGCGACGTACACCGGCGTGTTCGACCGGATCCGGCAGCTCTTCGCCGAGACGCCCGAGGCGAAGGCCCGCGGGTACCAGCCCGGGCGCTTCAGCTTCAACGTCAAGGGCGGCCGCTGCGAGAACTGCTCCGGCGACGGCACGATCAAAATCGAGATGAACTTCCTCCCCGACGTCTACGTCGCCTGCGAGGTCTGCGGTGGTGCCCGGTACAACCGCGAGACGCTGCAGGTGCACTACAAGGGCAAGGACATCTCCGAGGTCCTCGACATGCCCATCAGCGAGGCGGCCGAGTTCTTCGAGCCGATCTCGGCGATCCACCGGTACATGGCGACCCTCGTCGACGTCGGCCTGGGCTACGTCCGGCTCGGCCAGAGCGCCACGACCCTGTCCGGGGGCGAGGCGCAGCGCGTCAAGCTCGCGACCGAGCTGCAGCGCCGTTCGAACGGCCGCACGGTCTACGTGCTCGACGAGCCGACCACGGGTCTCCACTTCGAGGACGTCCGGAAGCTGCTGCTCGTGCTGCAGAGCCTGGTCGACAAGGGCAACACCGTCATCACGATCGAGCACAACCTCGACGTCATCAAGTCGGCCGACTGGCTCGTCGACATGGGTCCGGAGGGCGGCGCCGGTGGTGGCACGGTCCTGGCGGTCGGCACGCCCGAGCACGTCGCGGACGTCCCCGAGAGCCACACCGGGGTGTTCCTCCGCGAGATCTTCGACGCGCAGGACGCCCGGGTCGGCAAGCAGCAGGCCGTCGGCGCCCGCACGGCGAAGCAGAAGGCGGGTGCGCGCTAG
- a CDS encoding SDR family NAD(P)-dependent oxidoreductase: MSAEVVSADAVADRAPSRRTVVVTGASAGLGYHAAEQLAAKGHRVVLAVRNPERGAAAERSIRRHVDDADLAMLHLDLADLTSVRAAAERLADLGPVHALLNNAGVVGSAERQETAQGFELQVGTNHLGHFAWTALALPLLDQHVGRVVHLGSIAHRFATLDPRDPLATGRYEGHRQYARSKLAVMLFGFELAERLADAGSSVASVVAHPGLALDAAAPPRPDVAPTRSEPAWMRAGSGWVAQGKDAGAWPLVHAAVGDGVRSGEYWGPGGPLQFAGAPAVVPARIRAHDRTAAARLWTASERATGVAFALDALV, translated from the coding sequence ATGTCCGCTGAGGTCGTGTCCGCTGACGCCGTGGCCGACCGGGCTCCGAGCCGACGCACGGTCGTCGTCACGGGCGCCAGCGCCGGGCTCGGGTACCACGCGGCCGAGCAGCTCGCGGCGAAGGGGCACCGGGTCGTCCTGGCGGTGCGGAACCCGGAGCGCGGCGCTGCTGCTGAGCGGAGCATCCGGCGGCACGTCGACGACGCGGACCTCGCGATGCTGCACCTCGACCTCGCCGACCTGACGAGCGTCCGGGCGGCGGCCGAGCGCCTCGCTGACCTCGGGCCGGTGCACGCGCTGCTGAACAACGCGGGGGTCGTCGGGTCGGCCGAGCGGCAGGAGACCGCGCAGGGGTTCGAGCTGCAGGTCGGCACGAACCACCTCGGGCACTTCGCCTGGACCGCGCTCGCACTGCCGCTGCTCGACCAGCACGTCGGTCGGGTCGTGCACCTCGGGTCGATCGCGCACCGCTTCGCGACCCTCGACCCCCGGGACCCGCTCGCGACCGGCCGGTACGAGGGGCACCGGCAGTACGCCCGGAGCAAGCTCGCGGTGATGCTCTTCGGCTTCGAGCTGGCCGAACGGCTCGCCGACGCCGGGTCCTCCGTGGCGAGCGTCGTGGCCCACCCCGGGCTCGCGCTCGACGCCGCCGCGCCGCCGCGGCCGGACGTCGCGCCGACCCGTTCGGAGCCGGCCTGGATGCGGGCCGGCTCCGGCTGGGTCGCCCAGGGCAAGGACGCCGGGGCGTGGCCGCTCGTGCACGCCGCCGTCGGCGACGGGGTCAGGTCGGGGGAGTACTGGGGCCCCGGCGGCCCGCTGCAGTTCGCCGGCGCTCCGGCCGTCGTGCCCGCCCGGATCCGGGCGCACGACCGCACCGCCGCAGCACGGCTGTGGACCGCGAGCGAACGGGCCACGGGTGTCGCGTTCGCTCTCGACGCACTCGTCTGA